The DNA region ATGCGGCCGATTTGTTCCTCGAAGCATTGCAGGCCGGAGACGGGGCCAAAGCCGCCGAGTACGTAAGCGAAGCATCCGCCTATGCGCTGCCGGCCGCCCTGCTGGACCGGCTGTGGAGCAACTACGAGGCCATGTTCGGCAAAACAGCGGGCGAACCAGCCAAAAGCGAAAGCTTGAACACGGTGCACCGGAATGTAACGTACTCTTTCCAAAGCACCATCGTTCCGTTTCAAGTTACGCTGCGTCTGGATCAGAACGGGAAGATCGATGATTTATACATCGCCGCGGCCTCCGCTTCCGCTTATCAAAAGCCGGCTTACGACAATCCCGCGGCTTATAGCGAACGGGAAGTTACCATCGGAAGCGGCGCGATGGCGCTCCCCGGCACCTTAACCGTGCCTGCGGGAGAAGGCCCCTTCCCGGCGGTTGTGCTCGTCCACGGCTCCGGCCCGCACGACCGCGACGCCACGATTCTGGGGGCCAAGCCGTTCCGCGATCTGGCCGCCGGTCTCGCCGCCAAGGGCATCGCTGTACTGCGGTACGACAAAGTGACCTACGAGCATTCCTTCAAGGTGGCGGCCGATCCGAAATTTACGCTCAAGCAGGAAAGCGTTGACGACGCTTTGGAAGCGGTGAAACTGCTGCAAAACACGTCCGGCATCGATGACTCCCGCATTTTCGTCGCCGGCCACAGCCAGGGCGGCTACGCCATGCCGCTGATCAGCGCCGCCGCCCCGGATGGAGGCATCGCCGGAACGATTCTTCTGTCCGCTCCAAGCGGCAAATTCGCCAACGTGCTGGCCGAGCAGCAGGCCGAGCTGGTCCGCCGCGTCAAACAGCTAGGGCTTGATTCGACGCTGTACGAGCAGCAAGCCGCGATGTATACGTCGATCGCCGATATGGTCAACGACCCTGAATATACGGTTGACCATATGCCTGAACAATTCCCGCTGCAGCCTGCCTACTGGTGGTTCGAGCAGAAAAATTACGTGCCGGCCGAACTCGCCAAAACGCAAACCGGGCCGATGCTCGTGCTGCAGGGCGAAAACGACTGGCAGGTGACGATGAAGCAATTCGAGGGCTGGGAAACGGCGCTGAAAAACCGTGGGGACGTCGAGTTCAAGTCTTACCCCAAGGTGAACCATCTGCTCACCGAATATGACGGCCTGTCCACCGGGACCGAATACGGCAAGCCTTCCAATGTGTCCAAGGCCATCATCGACGATATTGCAAATTGGATTCATAGCGTGAAATAAAGCAAATAGGAATAGGCCGTCCCAAAACAGTCAAATTTACTGTCGGGACGGCCTTTGGGCTTTTGCCGCGTCTAGCTTATGGTCTGGCTTACCGGGCTGCGTTCTTGGCGTCGATCGAAACCTTCATTTGCAGCTCTTTCATGTATTCCTTTTTCTGCTCCTTGTCCGTTTTCTTATACACATACGGTTTTAAGGTTAGCGATTTCGGCGTTGTTTGAAACGGCTAGGTTTTCGAATCAAAATAGGGTATGCCGGAAATCTAACGGTTGCAGCAGCGGTTATTTTCCAAAAAAAGACCTCTTCAAAACTCTAACGTTTGTGATGGCCGTTATTTGCCTGATCTTAAGCGCAATTAGCCGATTTTCAGTGAAATAAGCGTGATGGCAACCGTTAGAATTCGAAATCAAGGTTCTTGGAACAAATAGCGCTTGTGGCAACCGTTAGAATAGTTGTGTGACTAGAAAATGTAACTTGTCGGATAAGACTTGATGCAACGCTAGTGGCGAAGTTATAGAAGGATAGCTGAATTTTCCGGAAATTTCCGGCATATCGCAACAAACGGGCGTTTCGTATGAAGATAGTTGCATTTTCTACATTTATCCGGAAGGTGGGCAGCGATAATTGCCATCTAATTGCAAACCATGCAGTTAAACAGGTCTAGCCGGAACCCCTCTCTGACTTCAGCAGCTTTAGTTGTACCTTTCGCAATTATTTTCCGCTCAACCGCAAATCCCGCCCATTTAAATGTACTTTTTGCACTTACTACTCCTATTTGCCATAGGTGCTGCCCCAACGGGCCAACGGGATCAGCCCTGGATCATCATTCCCATCTCCCGGGCCGCTTCAATCAGCACCGGGCCGTATTCTTCCAGCCGTTCCGGCGTCAGGCGGCTGACCGGCCCGGACACGGACAAGGCGGCGGCGATTTTGCCGCTCCGGTCGAAGATCGGCGCGGCGACGGCGGAAACCCCCGGCTCCCGTTCCTCATAGCTGGTGGCGTATCCGCGCTCGCGGACCTGCCGCAACTGGGACACATAAGCCGCCGGGTCCAGCCCTGCCGGCCAGTCGGGGCTGTCCAGGACCGCCCGCGTCACCGGCTCGTCGGAATAGGCGACAAGCACCTTGCTGGACGCCCCGACATACAGCGGCAACCGCGCCCCGACCTGGGCCACCCGCCGGATCGCCTGATTGCTCTGCACGGCCTGGATGCGCAGCCGGTCGTTGCCGTCGCGCAAATAGAGGCTGACCGTTTCCCCCAACCGGTCGCGCAGCCGCTCCATCAGTGGCAGCAGCAGAACGGCCGGATCGTCGTTATGCGACAAATGCGCCGACAGCTCCCATATTTTCAAGCCCAAGCGGTATTTCTCCGTCGCCGGATCGCGCACGACGAATCCACGCTCTTCCAGCGTGGTCATCAGACGGTGCACCGTGCTTTTATGTAAGCCGATCTCGCCGGCAATCTCCGTTAACCCCAAATCGCTTCCTTTCGTAAAACACATCAATATATCCAGCGCCCTTTCGACGGCGCGAACCGTTAGCTTCCGGTCTTCCATCCGGCATCCACTCTCCTTAGGATGTTTCACTATATGAAACTCGGTTACATAAATTATATGAAAGACCGTGGATTCCGTCAATGAACGGTAACGGTCCTGCCCATGCCCCGGTTTTCCATTGACTTTACGGCACCCCGGACTTACGATAAATTAAAGGGTGTCGCCTTATTTCGACATTATCTACGTAATTTGCTCGTATCGGCAGTATCAATATATTGGACTTATCCGTAAACTGCGGCTTTTTTCATCATATACTCTAATAAACGCAATTTTAAAGATTTTAAAGAAACAGGAGGGAAGCCTATGAGCCACACCGGCCGCAACGACCTTCCCATGCCTTCGGCGTTCCCTAACAACGATATTCCCGCAACCGCAAGCCGGCGCATCAGCATCAAGCATATTGCCGTGGCTTTGCTGTTGTCCATTTTGTTTTTCCTGATTTTCTGCTTTGTTTCTCTGCACGGATATATCGCCTGGGTGCTGTCCAATCCGACGGTGGCCCCGCTTTATTCCAATCCGAAGCTGGCCCAAAATCTGGATTACGAGAACATCACGTTTCCTGCCGCAGACGGGAGCCGAATGATGCAAGGGTGGTATATCCCCGCTGAAGATTCCGCCAAAACGATCGTTTTTAGCCACGGTTACGGCGCCAATCGCGAGGAATCTTGGATTCCGATGTACGAGTTGGCCAGTTTTGCCCACCGGCTGAATTTTAACGTCTTAATGTTCGACTACGGCTTCGCCGCCCAGAACAGCAAAGAAGTGGCCACCGGCGGCAAAAAAGAAGCCCAGCAACTGCTTGGCGCCATTGATTACGTGAAACAGCGCGGGGCGCGGGAAATCGTTGTCTGGGGGTTCTCGATGGGCGCCGGCACGGCGCTTCAGGCGGGACTAACGAGCGGCGATATCGACGGCATGATCCTCGACAGCACGTTTCTGCTTGAGCCGGACACGATGTACCACAACATCCGCCAGCAAATCGATCTGCCGCGGCATCCGTCGCTGGAAATCATCGGCATGCTGCTGCCGGTGCTGAACGGCACGAGCCTGCGGCAAATTCCGTACACGCAGGTCAAATCGGAGGACTACCCGTTCCCGACCTTGTTCATTCATGGGACGGAAGACGAGAAGGCGCCTTATCCGATCGCCGAGAAGCTGGCCGCCAATCAGACGAATCCCGATTCGGGCGTTTGGATTGTGGAAGGCTCGCATCATGAACTGATTTTTCGCGAACATCCCAAGGAATATTTGCGGAAAGTGTCGCTTTTCCTCAGCCGGATCAAAACCGCCGCTTCCGGCAGCGGCAGCGAAAGCGCCCTTACCGGGTCCGCAATCGAATAGCATAGGCCAAACCTCCCCGCGAATAAGCTGGTAGTAATGACTAAAGCAAGGGGAGGTTAACCGGATGCTGTTCGTTTACGGGCCTTATTTGCCTGTACGCATTTTGGAAGAAATCCGCTTCTGGAAGCAGCAGGAAGCGGAGCATACGGAAGTGATCAAAGCGATCATTCCCAATTTGGAGCACCACTACGTTAAGCTGCTGGACGAGTGGAAGAAGGTGTTTACCGCCACGGAGGCGGCGGCCGACCGGCTGCTTCAGCACGGTCTGACGTCCAAGGAAGCGGCCTCGAGCCCCCAGCTGATCAAGCAAACCGAGCGACTGCTCGGCGCCGCCTTTCAGCAGTCGAAGGAATTTATCCGCCAGCTGCACCATATTCTCGACCGGAGTGAGGCGGTCAAGGCCGTTCCGCTCGCCCCCGTCGTGCTGATGCACATTATCCGCGAATCGGAGTATTTCCTGGCCGTGCTGGAAAGGCTGAACCGCCCCGGAGAGATCGCGGGCTGTGTCGCCGGCGATCCGCCGGTGTACGACCCGTATCATCAAGGCGGGGGAACGCAGGCCTATGAGTCTTATCAGCAGCCCACCGGACCCGCTCCCTATGGGCCTTACCAGCAGCCTACCGGGCCAGCTCCTTTCGGGTCTTACCAGCAGCCTGACGATCCGCCGCCTTATGGGCCTTACCAGCAACCCGGCGGACCGGCCCCTTTCGGGCCTTACCAGCAGCCTGGCGGACCCGCTCCTTTCGGGCCTTACCAGCAACCCGGCGGACCTGCTCCTTTCGAGCCTTACCAACAGCCTACCGGACCGGCCCCTTTCGGGCCTTACCAGCAGCCTGGCGGACCCGCTCCTTTCGGGCCTTACCAGCAGCCTGGCGGACCCGCTCCTTTCGGGCCTTACCAGCAGCCTGGCGGACCCGCTCCTTTCGGGCCTTACCAGCAGCCTGGCGGACCCGCTCCCTTCGGGCCGGCGGCAGGCGGACAGCCGCCTTATTACGGGCCAACCGGCACGAGAGCGGAGGAGGCGGCCGAAGGACGAGCAGAAGAACCCGAGGAATCCTGGCCGCAGCACTCGCCGCATCAGCAGGCGATTTCACCGGAGGAGGCGAATTCCGGCTTCGAAACACCAACTGTTTCGAACACGGGGCTTGAAGCGGAATCGGCCGCGCCAGCCGAAAATCTGCCGAATGACAATGCGGCGGAAAGTTTGGCAGAAAGAAATGCCGATGAGGCAGCCGGCAACGAAAACCTGCGGTATGAAAACGACGCGCCTTCCGGTGCCTCCCGTATCCCCGAGCGTCCCGTCCCGATCGGCGGGCACACGCTTCCGCCCCTGCCCTACCCTTACAATGCCCTCGAGCCTTACATCGATGAGGCAACGATGCGCATCCATCACGACAAGCACCATAAAACCTACGTCGATGACTTGAACAAGGCGGAAAAAAAGCTCCAGGAGGCCCGCAAAAACGGAAACTTCGAGCTGGTCAAGCATTGGGAACGGGAACTCGCTTTTAACGGCGCCGGCCATTATCTTCACACCATCTTTTGGGAGATCATGAACCCGAAGGGCGGCGGAAGACCGGAGGGCGAACTGCTCCAGCAAATCACCCGCGATTTCGGCAGCTACGACGCTTTCCATCGGCAATTCTCCGAAGCGGCCGCCAAAGTGGAAGGCGGCGGCTGGGCGATCCTCGTCTGGAGTCCGCGCAGCCACCGGCTGCAAATTTTGACCGCGGAGAAGCACCAAAACCTGTCGCAATGGGACATCGTGCCCTTGCTTCCGCTCGACGTTTGGGAGCACGCTTACTATTTGAAGCATCAAAACGTGCGGGCCGACTACATCAAGGATTGGTGGAACGTCGTGTACTGGCCGGCCGTGGCGGAGCGCTACGAAGCCGCGAAAAAACTAAAATGGCAGCCGTATTAATACGGCTGCCATAATGCGGAAGACTCCCCCGCAGGCGCGCTCGGTAAACCCTCAACCTTTGTAACCGACGGAGCGCGGCTTTCCGTTATTCCTTGATCAAGGACAAAAACTCCGCTCGCGAAGCCGCGTCCTTGCGGAAGCTGCCGCGCACCGCGGACGTGACCGTTTTGCTGCCCGGCTTCTTAACGCCGCGCGCGCACATGCAGAGATGCTCGCCTTCCACAACGACCATTACGCCCTGCGGGTTCAATACTTCTTCCATAATGTCGGCGATCTGCGAGGTGATGCGCTCCTGCACCTGCAGGCGGCGGGTTACCGCCTCCACCAGGCGGGCCAGCTTGCTGAGCCCGGCGATTCGGCCGCTCGGAATGTAGCCGATATGCACTTTGCCGAAGAAAGGCGCCATATGATGCTCGCATTGACTGTAATAGACGATGTCCTTGACAATGACGAGCTCCTCATGGTTCTCTTCAAACGTTACCCCAAGCACGTCGCGGGGATCAACCTCATAACCGGCAAAAATCTCCTCGTACATCCGGGCAACCCGGGCGGGAGTATCGAGCAGCCCTTCCCGTTCGACG from Paenibacillus macerans includes:
- a CDS encoding alpha/beta hydrolase family protein, producing MNKHPKKVKHAVAATLALSLAVPTASALAAEQSSAALEPVRETATKLGAEVSWEQSTRTITVTKGSHVLKLEAGSDRAVLDGETVALNQPVRLSGGRTLADAGLIAKALTGDNGQTEDAADLFLEALQAGDGAKAAEYVSEASAYALPAALLDRLWSNYEAMFGKTAGEPAKSESLNTVHRNVTYSFQSTIVPFQVTLRLDQNGKIDDLYIAAASASAYQKPAYDNPAAYSEREVTIGSGAMALPGTLTVPAGEGPFPAVVLVHGSGPHDRDATILGAKPFRDLAAGLAAKGIAVLRYDKVTYEHSFKVAADPKFTLKQESVDDALEAVKLLQNTSGIDDSRIFVAGHSQGGYAMPLISAAAPDGGIAGTILLSAPSGKFANVLAEQQAELVRRVKQLGLDSTLYEQQAAMYTSIADMVNDPEYTVDHMPEQFPLQPAYWWFEQKNYVPAELAKTQTGPMLVLQGENDWQVTMKQFEGWETALKNRGDVEFKSYPKVNHLLTEYDGLSTGTEYGKPSNVSKAIIDDIANWIHSVK
- a CDS encoding IclR family transcriptional regulator codes for the protein MEDRKLTVRAVERALDILMCFTKGSDLGLTEIAGEIGLHKSTVHRLMTTLEERGFVVRDPATEKYRLGLKIWELSAHLSHNDDPAVLLLPLMERLRDRLGETVSLYLRDGNDRLRIQAVQSNQAIRRVAQVGARLPLYVGASSKVLVAYSDEPVTRAVLDSPDWPAGLDPAAYVSQLRQVRERGYATSYEEREPGVSAVAAPIFDRSGKIAAALSVSGPVSRLTPERLEEYGPVLIEAAREMGMMIQG
- a CDS encoding alpha/beta hydrolase, with the protein product MPSAFPNNDIPATASRRISIKHIAVALLLSILFFLIFCFVSLHGYIAWVLSNPTVAPLYSNPKLAQNLDYENITFPAADGSRMMQGWYIPAEDSAKTIVFSHGYGANREESWIPMYELASFAHRLNFNVLMFDYGFAAQNSKEVATGGKKEAQQLLGAIDYVKQRGAREIVVWGFSMGAGTALQAGLTSGDIDGMILDSTFLLEPDTMYHNIRQQIDLPRHPSLEIIGMLLPVLNGTSLRQIPYTQVKSEDYPFPTLFIHGTEDEKAPYPIAEKLAANQTNPDSGVWIVEGSHHELIFREHPKEYLRKVSLFLSRIKTAASGSGSESALTGSAIE
- a CDS encoding Fe-Mn family superoxide dismutase, producing the protein MLFVYGPYLPVRILEEIRFWKQQEAEHTEVIKAIIPNLEHHYVKLLDEWKKVFTATEAAADRLLQHGLTSKEAASSPQLIKQTERLLGAAFQQSKEFIRQLHHILDRSEAVKAVPLAPVVLMHIIRESEYFLAVLERLNRPGEIAGCVAGDPPVYDPYHQGGGTQAYESYQQPTGPAPYGPYQQPTGPAPFGSYQQPDDPPPYGPYQQPGGPAPFGPYQQPGGPAPFGPYQQPGGPAPFEPYQQPTGPAPFGPYQQPGGPAPFGPYQQPGGPAPFGPYQQPGGPAPFGPYQQPGGPAPFGPAAGGQPPYYGPTGTRAEEAAEGRAEEPEESWPQHSPHQQAISPEEANSGFETPTVSNTGLEAESAAPAENLPNDNAAESLAERNADEAAGNENLRYENDAPSGASRIPERPVPIGGHTLPPLPYPYNALEPYIDEATMRIHHDKHHKTYVDDLNKAEKKLQEARKNGNFELVKHWERELAFNGAGHYLHTIFWEIMNPKGGGRPEGELLQQITRDFGSYDAFHRQFSEAAAKVEGGGWAILVWSPRSHRLQILTAEKHQNLSQWDIVPLLPLDVWEHAYYLKHQNVRADYIKDWWNVVYWPAVAERYEAAKKLKWQPY
- the folE gene encoding GTP cyclohydrolase I FolE, which codes for MAGLKDYVNKQVGENHEKIEHHVREILKLIGENVEREGLLDTPARVARMYEEIFAGYEVDPRDVLGVTFEENHEELVIVKDIVYYSQCEHHMAPFFGKVHIGYIPSGRIAGLSKLARLVEAVTRRLQVQERITSQIADIMEEVLNPQGVMVVVEGEHLCMCARGVKKPGSKTVTSAVRGSFRKDAASRAEFLSLIKE